GTAGACGACCTCCGCCTCGTCGACCGTGAAACCGTGGTCGTCGGAGGCGGTGAGACAGGGAGCATGGCCGACCGCGCAGTCGACGTCGGCGATCGCGCCGCAGGAGCGGCACACGACGTGGTGGTGGTTGTCCCCCACCCGGGTCTCGTACCGGGCGGTCGCACCGGCCGGCTGGATGCGCCGCACCAGGCCGGCGTCGGTGAGCGCCCGCAGTACGTCGTACACCGCCTGGTGGGAGACCGTGGGCTGCTCCGCCCGGACCAGCGCGATCACCGAGTCGGTGTCGATGTGCGGGTGGTCGCGCAGCGCGGCGAGCACCGCCAGTCGGGGCCGCGTCACGCGCAACGAGACCGCCCGCAGCTGGGTCTCGAAGTCGGCCGTCATGTGACGAACATAGTCCACTCTTCTGGAAT
The nucleotide sequence above comes from Micromonospora pallida. Encoded proteins:
- a CDS encoding Fur family transcriptional regulator, which codes for MTADFETQLRAVSLRVTRPRLAVLAALRDHPHIDTDSVIALVRAEQPTVSHQAVYDVLRALTDAGLVRRIQPAGATARYETRVGDNHHHVVCRSCGAIADVDCAVGHAPCLTASDDHGFTVDEAEVVYWGTCPGCTAERTHSDPVSSEGSR